From a single Nakaseomyces glabratus chromosome F, complete sequence genomic region:
- the EDE1 gene encoding Ede1p (CAGL0F04609g~Ortholog(s) have ubiquitin binding activity and role in actin cortical patch organization, endocytosis, endoplasmic reticulum unfolded protein response, positive regulation of cytokinesis, regulation of protein localization), whose protein sequence is MAAIVFQTPLTHEESDFYSQKFRQLDSEELGVVTGEAVKPLFAASGLSSQILSQIWALVDIDNKGFLNQNEFNAAMRLIAQMQQFPGQSVTTTLYDHPPSRLPILSDPNTVQSTGNSRMGSTSNASIPHISANDISKYSQLFDRSAGASPTIPGDKAKDIFLKARLPNQTLGEIWALCDRDASGTLTKQEFIMAMYLIQLVMSNHPSTQPLPDHISNEIWDSLNQLPATSLPMEQPLSASSTGLSSNPPLVRQNTLSRVSSGAFTNAANNWFLTPEKKAQFDAIFDALDKNHAGALGSQILVPFFLSSKLSQETLASVWDLADIHNNAEFTKLEFAIAMFLIQKKNSGIDLPDVIPNELLHSPSLGLYPSQAPQTQANAQPPLPPSRNTKPQMNLPVQPQHSNNGSLNDLMALNGSFSPQPTTAKPLNHTDSGNSFENSSVANTMTAKKFNPSSTFGQSIIKEEDERNVALASNTATMGTTTPATTASNLPAVPTMSNVPGTNNTQAPPATQTQHMNKATSPVQRQSTLPKVPNFGGFTNAAGSGINAITGATGAVLGGAIGAVAGAATGTVSGAISGANRDIFADGESSRQLSTATTDLANLSNQANSLSNQAGIASEKKSKVSQELQRVNEMKANIESKLATLRAKYDQDVKATEEMETQLTQTNREVETLNQQLGVVEANYHATESKLNELKTQYEEAQQKNSKLKEDIANFNTMIASMEAQLNEKKQVAKQELSVVDVNMKQLELNQITVAGIEKEISGLDEQVNVYVNKRKELDEYKKTIEDQHAQLQAKYQEISDKNNELTERQNELDERNQQIEEQEKLYHEHVAKLQSLFDDLTNRQQQFEKAEQELKNRHVEYAQKVQDLTERQMNLAMGEIPSDAKEIVEKHKQSSGMGAGAAMGIAGAAGAAVATAGAAIAHAMTSNKDDDEKTESDVFDRDVPTVGSQSEPDENAETTNHRSEAEAVNMADRFEGDLNEYGIPRTQSLTSSVANNAPQSVRDDVELPETLEEKEMSKPSTAGNTITPNAHMPGEWDNTGANTMTNTQEDSGQMNDSPADQSQEHSESDTSIQKSLDQEVPKKKMTIDEEFPPIQELNIDESDSSSDGEFEDTRELPTQVSKNVDDQSMAMTAPPNGVTPSVPQMENTPKDDFDDAFNELEKATEEDGNTSDFENLANQGSFEGFEHIDRNEVAASMQQGNVVGAPTQQGQPMAPQGHHNHGNDEWDEIFAGFGNGVKEPNASQQMQQPIPASTSATAQAPINRGIATTPKSLAVEELMGMGFKEDEAVKALEKSNWDLETATNLLLDAA, encoded by the coding sequence ATGGCGGCAATAGTATTTCAAACGCCGCTGACACATGAGGAATCTGATTTCTACAGCCAGAAGTTCCGTCAGTTGGACTCTGAAGAACTAGGTGTTGTCACTGGTGAGGCTGTGAAGCCACTGTTTGCAGCTTCCGGTCTGTCGTCTCAGATACTATCACAAATTTGGGCTTTGGTTGATATTGACAACAAGGGATTCTTGAATCAAAATGAATTCAATGCTGCCATGAGACTGATTGCGCAAATGCAACAATTCCCAGGACAATCAGTTACCACAACTCTTTACGATCATCCTCCTAGTAGATTGCCAATTTTGAGTGATCCTAACACCGTGCAAAGCACAGGTAACTCAAGAATGGGATCCACATCAAATGCCTCAATTCCTCATATCTCTGCCAATGatatatcaaaatactCTCAACTATTTGACAGATCAGCTGGGGCAAGCCCAACTATCCCAGGTGATAAGGCTAAGGATATCTTCCTTAAGGCTAGATTACCTAACCAAACCCTGGGCGAAATTTGGGCACTATGTGATAGGGACGCATCAGGGACATTGACTAAACAAGAGTTTATTATGGCTATGTATCTGATTCAATTGGTGATGAGTAATCACCCATCAACACAACCCTTGCCAGACCACATATCAAATGAAATATGGGACTCCTTGAATCAATTACCAGCAACTTCTCTACCAATGGAGCAACCTCTGAGTGCTAGCTCCACAGGCCTTTCATCAAACCCACCTCTGGTGAGACAAAACACTTTATCAAGAGTATCATCAGGTGCATTCACCAACGCCGCTAATAATTGGTTCCTAACTCCCGAAAAGAAAGCTCAATTTGACGCTATTTTTGATGCATTGGATAAAAATCACGCAGGTGCCCTGGGATCTCAAATACTTGTTCcttttttcttatcttcTAAACTAAGCCAAGAAACTTTAGCTAGTGTGTGGGATCTGGCTGATATTCATAATAATGCTGAATTTACTAAACTTGAGTTTGCAATTGCCATGTTCTTGatccagaagaagaactcTGGTATTGACCTTCCAGATGTTATTCCTAATGAATTGCTACATTCACCTTCCTTAGGTTTGTATCCATCTCAAGCTCCTCAGACACAAGCAAATGCCCAACCACCACTTCCACCATCTAGAAACACGAAACCTCAAATGAATCTACCAGTGCAACCTCAACACTCTAACAATGGTTCTTTGAATGATTTAATGGCCTTGAATGGTTCATTTTCTCCGCAACCAACAACAGCAAAGCCATTAAATCACACTGATTCCGGGAATAGCTTTGAAAACTCCTCTGTAGCAAATACTATGACTGCAAAGAAATTCAATCCTTCATCAACGTTTGGTCAAAGCATAATTAAGGAGGAAGATGAGAGGAATGTTGCACTTGCTTCAAATACTGCTACCATGGGTACTACTACTCCTGCCACAACTGCGTCAAATCTACCGGCAGTACCAACAATGTCGAATGTTCCTGGTACAAATAACACTCAAGCACCACCAGCTACCCAAACGCAACATATGAACAAAGCAACTTCGCCAGTTCAAAGACAGAGCACGTTACCAAAAGTTCCAAACTTTGGAGGTTTCACTAATGCAGCCGGTAGTGGGATAAATGCAATTACCGGTGCTACAGGTGCTGTTCTTGGTGGGGCTATTGGTGCCGTTGCTGGTGCCGCTACTGGTACTGTTAGTGGTGCCATTTCTGGAGCTAACAGAGATATTTTTGCAGATGGTGAATCCTCTCGTCAATTGTCTACTGCCACTACAGATTTGGCTAATTTATCAAATCAAGCTAACTCCCTTTCTAACCAAGCTGGTATTGCAAGCGAAAAGAAATCTAAGGTATCTCAGGAATTGCAAAGGgttaatgaaatgaaagCAAACATTGAAAGTAAGTTGGCTACTTTGAGGGCTAAGTATGACCAAGATGTTAAAGCGACTGAAGAAATGGAAACACAGTTGACACAAACTAACAGAGAAGTCGAAACTTTGAACCAGCAACTAGGAGTGGTGGAAGCTAATTACCATGCGACTGAGTCTAAGTTAAATGAGTTGAAGACTCAATATGAAGAGGCTCAGCAGAAGAACTCAAAACTGAAAGAAGACATTGCAAATTTCAATACAATGATTGCAAGCATGGAAGCACAACTTAACGAAAAGAAGCAGGTTGCTAAACAAGAATTATCTGTTGTGGATGTGAACATGAAGCAATTAGAATTGAATCAAATCACCGTTGCTGGTATCGAAAAGGAGATTTCAGGTCTGGATGAACAAGTTAATGTATATGTCAACAAGCGGAAAGAGCTTGACGAATATAAAAAGACAATCGAAGATCAGCATGCCCAATTGCAAGCCAaatatcaagaaatcaGTGATAAGAATAATGAACTGACTGAACGTCAAAATGAGTTAGATGAACGTAACCAACAAATAGAAGAACAGGAAAAGCTATATCATGAACATGTTGCCAAATTACAAAGCCTCTTTGATGATTTAACTAATAGGCAGCAACAGTTTGAGAAAGCTGAACAAGAACTTAAGAATAGACATGTTGAATACGCTCAAAAAGTCCAAGACTTAACTGAAAGACAAATGAACTTGGCGATGGGTGAAATTCCATCTGATGCAAAGGAAATTGTAGAGAAACACAAGCAAAGCTCTGGTATGGGTGCTGGCGCTGCAATGGGAATAGCCGGTgctgctggtgctgctgtTGCGACTGCTGGTGCTGCAATTGCCCATGCAATGACGTCAAATaaggatgatgatgaaaaaacTGAGAGTGATGTGTTTGACAGAGATGTACCAACTGTTGGTTCTCAAAGTGAACCGGATGAAAATGCGGAAACTACGAACCACAGATCTGAAGCTGAGGCTGTAAACATGGCCGATCGTTTTGAGGGTGATTTGAATGAGTATGGGATCCCAAGAACCCAGTCACTAACGTCCTCCGTTGCTAATAACGCTCCACAGTCAGTTAGAGACGATGTCGAACTTCCTGAAACATTGGAGGAAAAGGAAATGTCAAAACCTTCTACTGCTGGTAACACTATAACTCCTAACGCCCATATGCCTGGAGAATGGGATAATACTGGGGCAAATACTATGACAAATACACAAGAAGATAGTGGTCAGATGAACGACTCTCCTGCTGATCAGTCTCAGGAGCATAGTGAGTCAGATACCTCAATTCAAAAATCTCTGGATCAAGAGGtaccaaagaagaaaatgacTATTGATGAAGAGTTCCCTCCCATCCAAGAACTGAACATCGATGAAAGCGACTCTTCTTCAGATGGTGAGTTTGAAGACACACGCGAACTACCAACTCAAGTTAGCAAGAACGTTGATGACCAATCGATGGCAATGACAGCACCACCAAATGGAGTAACACCATCGGTTCCACAGATGGAAAATACTCCTAAGgatgattttgatgatgCATTTAATGAACTGGAGAAAGCAACCGAAGAAGATGGTAACACATCAGACTTTGAGAATCTAGCTAACCAAGGATCCTTTGAAGGCTTTGAACATATTGATCGGAATGAAGTTGCTGCAAGTATGCAACAAGGTAATGTGGTAGGTGCGCCTACACAACAGGGTCAACCAATGGCACCTCAAGGTCACCACAACCATGGAAATGATGAATGGGACGAAATATTTGCTGGCTTCGGAAATGGGGTGAAAGAGCCTAATGCTTCTCAGCAAATGCAGCAACCTATTCCAGCATCAACTTCAGCTACTGCACAAGCGCCAATCAATAGAGGTATTGCTACCACACCCAAATCCCTAGCTGTAGAAGAAttgatggggatgggttTCAAGGAAGATGAAGCGGTTAAGGCTCttgaaaaatcaaattggGATCTGGAAACTGCAACTAATCTTTTATTAGACGCTGCCTGA
- the MOH1 gene encoding Moh1p (CAGL0F04631g~Ortholog of S. cerevisiae : MOH1, C. albicans SC5314 : C4_03430W_A/MOH1, C. dubliniensis CD36 : Cd36_43220, C. parapsilosis CDC317 : CPAR2_403470 and Candida tenuis NRRL Y-1498 : CANTEDRAFT_113777): protein MGLRYTSYIESPLASDLNKSFKGSRNSQTDLYQYNEYGTIGNSLYSGPILLRQRRRTLSGSSDSSSSSQEKIFVTYGCRRCRTHLSSSSHVISKDYRGKTGTAYLMDEVLNVLEGNVETRPMLTGDYVVCDILCHWCKNVVGWKYLQSERKDQRYKEGKFILEVKTICKCD from the coding sequence ATGGGATTAAGGTACACTTCTTATATTGAGTCTCCATTGGCCAGCGATTTGAATAAGTCCTTTAAGGGTTCTCGAAACAGTCAAACCGATCTATACCAATACAATGAATACGGAACAATAGGCAATAGCCTATACTCCGGTCCCATATTGCTCAGACAGCGTAGGAGGACGCTTTCGGGGTCATCAgactcttcttcttcttcacaaGAAAAGATATTTGTTACGTATGGATGCCGCCGGTGCAGAACTCATCTGTCTTCTTCCTCTCATGTCATCTCCAAGGATTATAGAGGGAAAACTGGAACAGCGTACTTAATGGATGAAGTTTTAAATGTTTTAGAAGGTAATGTCGAGACAAGGCCAATGCTAACAGGTGATTATGTGGTCTGTGACATACTTTGTCACTGGTGTAAAAATGTAGTTGGTTGGAAGTACTTGCAGAGCGAAAGGAAGGATCAACGCTACAAGGAAGGGAAGTTCATCCTTGAGGTTAAAACTATTTGCAAATGCGATTAA
- the SEC17 gene encoding alpha-soluble NSF attachment protein SEC17 (CAGL0F04653g~Ortholog(s) have ATPase activator activity, soluble NSF attachment protein activity and role in SNARE complex disassembly, autophagy, vacuole fusion, non-autophagic, vesicle fusion with Golgi apparatus), with protein MSDPQELLKRAEKKGVPSSGFMKFFNGSDSYKFEEAAELCVQAANIYRLRKELSAAGESFLKAADYQLKAGNDDEAANTFIEAFKCFKSSGSFTDAVSSLESAVNLFTKKGQFRRAANFKFDLGEIQENDLTDYKNAIESFETAGEWYEQDQSMALANKCYVRCADLKALDGQYIEASDLYTKLIKNSLGNRLSQWSLKEYFLKKGLTQLAANDTVAASRTVQEGMKDDPNFHDSRECNLLQGLIESVSEGDSEKLSQLVFEFDKFSKLDKWKTTIMLKIKETITEAEDDLL; from the coding sequence ATGTCTGATCCACAAGAGTTATTGAAGAGGGCTGAGAAGAAAGGTGTGCCAAGTTCTGGCTTTATGAAATTCTTTAATGGCAGTGACTCCTACAAGTTTGAGGAGGCCGCTGAGTTATGTGTACAGGCTGCAAACATTTATAGGTTGCGCAAGGAATtgagtgctgctggtgaGAGTTTCCTGAAAGCTGCGGATTATCAATTGAAGGCTGGTAACGATGATGAAGCAGCCAATACATTCATTGAAGCGTTTAAATGCTTTAAGAGCAGTGGCTCCTTTACAGATGCAGTAAGCTCGTTAGAAAGCGCAGTAAATCTATTCACTAAGAAAGGCCAGTTTAGGAGAGCAGCTAATTTCAAGTTTGATCTTGGTGAGATTCAAGAGAACGATCTCACGGATTACAAGAATGCGATTGAGTCCTTTGAGACTGCTGGTGAATGGTACGAACAAGACCAATCTATGGCTCTTGCGAACAAATGTTATGTCAGATGTGCTGATCTGAAAGCACTTGACGGACAGTATATTGAAGCCAGCGACTTATATACTAAGTTAATCAAGAATAGTCTTGGTAACAGATTGAGCCAGTGGTCCTTGAAAGAGTATTTCCTGAAGAAAGGCCTAACACAATTAGCAGCTAACGACACAGTAGCAGCATCAAGAACTGTACAAGAAGGTATGAAGGACGATCCAAATTTCCATGATTCTCGCGAGTGCAATTTATTACAGGGCTTAATCGAAAGTGTCAGTGAAGGAGATAGTGAAAAATTGTCACAATTGGTGTTTGAGTTTGACAAGTTCTCAAAACTAGACAAGTGGAAGACCACCATCATGCTGAagataaaagaaacaatcACGGAGGCTGAAGATGACTTATTGTAG
- a CDS encoding uncharacterized protein (CAGL0F04697g~Ortholog(s) have cytoplasm localization) — MSAERYPSVPSLVGDSVRSIKGTGTEPVARSDPRNDVKILNKLHDTVANHNQSQQLSGSSYTSVEDLNKEGALLTDEVDLELSHVDGKVQRKDGEVDFNIADRKLGESELEKQRKRKLMLLKQKQKNRELSSTSLSRMDIQSSSSQTSLTHLDDETKEELDRVSRSQERERQRGSQMVSPTRGSDGLVRNSYGEYIKSTCNRPHLARGDSYQSSSNESENNLIDSAATPSERSGRTSFRRRLSTEYLRSLSRSLSRDPSKSTTRTNAITPSHSNNAGNYTTSAPPSHHVVAIPGGDFIDNEKTRTVDQSLEDELYSTNNYSISQVELAQAANKTLLNEAFDEEEEEGALLDDQGNEEHDRELERAAIKVEES; from the coding sequence atgaGTGCCGAGCGTTATCCCAGTGTACCAAGTTTAGTTGGTGATTCTGTGAGAAGTATCAAAGGTACTGGTACAGAACCAGTGGCGCGGTCTGATCCTCGCAACGACGTTAAGATCTTGAACAAGTTGCATGACACTGTTGCGAACCACAACCAATCTCAGCAACTTAGCGGCTCCTCATATACATCGGTAGAGGACTTGAACAAAGAAGGTGCATTATTGACTGACGAAGTTGACCTTGAGCTAAGCCATGTTGATGGTAAAGTGCAAAGAAAGGATGGTGAAGTGGATTTCAACATTGCTGATAGAAAGCTTGGTGAATCTGAGTTAGAGAAGCAAAGGAAACGTAAATTAATGCTCTTGAAgcagaaacagaaaaaccGCGAACTCTCTTCTACTTCTTTGTCGCGTATGGATATCCAAAGCTCGTCATCACAAACCTCGCTAACACATCTCGACGACGAAACCAAAGAGGAGCTAGATAGAGTGAGCAGATCccaagagagagagagacaaAGAGGCTCGCAAATGGTTTCGCCCACTCGTGGTAGTGATGGTCTTGTGAGAAACTCTTATGGGGAATATATCAAGAGTACTTGTAACAGACCACATTTGGCTCGTGGAGACTCCTACCAATCGTCTAGCAACGAAAGTGAGAACAATCTGATTGATTCGGCTGCCACTCCATCGGAGAGATCTGGTAGAACATCATTCAGAAGAAGGCTATCTACGGAGTACCTAAGGTCATTGTCTAGATCGTTGAGTCGTGATCCTAGCAAGAGcacaacaagaacaaatgCTATAACGCCTTCTCACAGCAACAACGCTGGCAATTATACTACCAGTGCGCCACCTTCGCACCATGTGGTAGCCATACCAGGTGGTGATTTCATTGATAACGAAAAGACCAGGACTGTCGACCAGTCCTTAGAAGATGAACTCTATAGCACCAACAATTACTCTATCTCGCAAGTGGAGCTTGCTCAAGCTGCCAACAAAACTTTGTTGAACGAAGCCTTTGAcgaagaagaggaagaaggTGCATTGCTTGATGATCAAGGAAACGAAGAGCACGATCGAGAACTGGAACGTGCAGCTATAAAAGTAGAAGAAAGCTGA
- the GSY2 gene encoding glycogen (starch) synthase GSY2 (CAGL0F04719g~Ortholog(s) have glycogen (starch) synthase activity, role in glycogen biosynthetic process and cytoplasm, nucleus localization) has translation MSRDLKNNLLFEVATEVANRVGGIYSVLKSKAPVTVAQYKDNYHLIGPLNRATYQSEVDLLDWNDPSIFSDELKPIQQTLQSMASRGVRFEYGRWLIEGAPRVILFELDSVRGYLNEWKGDLWSLVGIPSPENDWETNDSILLGYTVAWFLGELAHLDSKHAIIAHFHEWLAGVALPLCRKRRIDVVTIFTTHATLLGRYLCASGDFDFYNGIEHVDVDHEAGKYNIYHRYCIERAACHSADVFTTVSQITAFEAEHLLKRKPDGILPNGLNVVKFQAFHEFQNLHALKKEKINEFVRGHFHGSYDFDLDNTVYFFIAGRYEYKNKGADMFIEALARLNYRLKVSGSKKTVVAFIIMPAKNNSFTVEALRSQAVVKSLENTVDEVTRSIGKRIFDHAMKFPHNGITNELPTNLDELLKPSDKVLLKKRVLALRRPWGELPPIVTHNMVDEGQDLILNKIREVQLFNNASDRVKMIFHPEFLNANNPILGLDYDEFVRGCHLGVFPSYYEPWGYTPAECTVMGVPSITTNLSGFGAYMEDLIETNQAKDYGIYIVDRRFKAPDESVEQLVDYMEEFVKKTRRQRINQRNRTERLSDLLDWKRMGLEYVKARQLALRRAYPEQFKQLVGEELSDLNMESLTGGKKFKISRPLSVPGSPKDARSNSAVYMTPGDLGTLQEANNVDDYFNLSVSGDGDDDDENYAEHN, from the coding sequence ATGTCTAGGgatttgaaaaacaatttGTTGTTTGAAGTGGCCACTGAGGTGGCTAACAGGGTTGGTGGTATTTACTCTGTGCTGAAGTCAAAGGCACCTGTCACAGTGGCCCAATACAAGGACAATTACCATCTAATAGGTCCTTTAAACAGAGCTACTTACCAGAGCGAAGTTGATTTGTTGGATTGGAACGATCCTAGTATCTTTTCCGATGAATTGAAACCTATCCAGCAGACTTTGCAATCCATGGCAAGTCGTGGTGTCAGGTTCGAATACGGTAGATGGCTGATTGAAGGTGCCCCTAGAGTTATTCTTTTTGAGCTAGACTCAGTACGAGGCTATCTAAATGAATGGAAGGGAGACTTATGGTCCTTAGTTGGTATCCCATCTCCTGAAAACGATTGGGAAACCAATGACTCCATCTTGCTAGGTTACACCGTGGCTTGGTTCCTAGGAGAGTTGGCCCACCTAGACTCCAAACATGCAATCATTGCCCATTTCCACGAATGGTTGGCCGGTGTTGCCCTACCTCTATgtagaaagagaagaattGACGTGGTAACAATCTTCACCACCCACGCAACTTTGCTGGGAAGATACCTATGTGCGTCTGGTGATTTCGATTTCTACAACGGTATTGAACATGTTGACGTCGACCACGAGGCTGGCAAATACAACATTTATCACAGATATTGTATTGAAAGAGCCGCTTGCCATTCTGCTGATGTCTTCACAACAGTGTCCCAAATTACCGCTTTCGAAGCCGAGCATCTGCTAAAGAGAAAGCCAGATGGTATTTTGCCAAATGGTTTGAATGTTGTCAAGTTCCAGGCTTTCCATGAATTCCAAAACTTGCATGctttgaagaaggagaagattAACGAATTTGTCAGAGGCCATTTCCATGGTAGTTACGATTTTGATCTGGACAACACTGTCTATTTCTTCATTGCCGGTAGATACGAATACAAAAATAAGGGTGCTGATATGTTCATAGAGGCTCTGGCCAGATTGAACTACAGATTAAAAGTTTCAGGATCAAAGAAAACCGTTGTGGCTTTCATTATCATGCCTGCAAAGAACAACTCATTCACTGTAGAAGCTCTAAGAAGTCAAGCTGTAGTGAAATCTTTGGAAAACACCGTTGATGAAGTCACCAGATCAATCGGTAAGAGAATATTTGATCATGCAATGAAGTTTCCTCACAATGGTATCACGAATGAACTTCCAACCAATTTGGACGAATTACTAAAGCCTTCCGACAAGGTGCTATTGAAGAAGCGTGTTCTTGCTCTTAGAAGGCCTTGGGGTGAACTACCTCCAATTGTCACTCATAACATGGTTGATGAAGGCCAAGATTTGATCTTGAACAAGATTAGAGAAGTTCAGTTATTCAACAATGCAAGTGATAGAGTTAAAATGATTTTCCATCCAGAATTCCTGAATGCCAACAACCCAATTCTAGGTTTGGATTATGATGAATTTGTACGTGGCTGTCACTTAGGTGTCTTCCCATCATATTATGAACCATGGGGTTACACTCCAGCTGAATGTACAGTCATGGGTGTTCCTTCCATAACTACCAACCTTTCCGGTTTTGGTGCCTATATGGAAGACCTTATTGAAACAAATCAAGCTAAGGATTATGGTATTTACATTGTAGACCGTCGTTTCAAGGCCCCAGACGAGTCAGTTGAACAACTAGTGGACTACATGGAAGAGTTTGTCAAGAAGACCAGAAGACAGAGAATTAACCAAAGAAACAGAACCGAAAGACTATCTGACCTATTGGATTGGAAGCGTATGGGTCTTGAATATGTTAAGGCCAGACAATTAGCATTGCGTAGGGCTTATCCTGAACAATTCAAACAATTAGTAGGTGAGGAATTAAGTGACTTGAACATGGAGAGTTTGACTGGTGGTAAGAAGTTCAAAATCAGTAGACCACTAAGTGTACCGGGTTCTCCAAAAGATGCTAGATCTAACAGTGCGGTATACATGACCCCAGGTGACCTGGGAACCTTACAAGAAGCTAACAATGTGGATGACTATTTCAATCTGAGCGTTAGCGGAGATGGTGACGACGATGACGAAAACTATGCCGAACATAATTGA